GTTGTTCGACCCGACTTTTCCGCTACCGTAGCCGCGGTGGCGAGCTTCGTTCAAGGGGTGGGGACGTCCGTGGAGACGAGTTCCCCGCGTCTTTCGGGCCGGTTCTTCCGCTTCCGGTGAAGGGAGATGGCGCCGGCGCTGCGATTTTCCGGCTACCGCGTGCTCGCCAATCGCGAGTACCGGATTTTCTGGCTGGGACAGTGGGTGTCCCTGGTCGGGACGTGGATGCAGCAGGTGACGCAGGCGTGGTTGCTGGCCAGGCTCACCCGGAGCCCTCTGGCGCTCGGGCTTCTCGGTATGGCGTCGGCCGCGCCGCTGCTCCTTTTCGTCCTGCCGGGCGGGTTCGTGAGCGACCGCTTCGATCGCTATCGGATCGTGGTCGTGACGCAGGCACTCTCGCTCGCTCAGGCGGCGATCCTGGCCGTCCTGACTCTCTCGGCGCGAATCGAGCCGTGGCACGTGATCGCGCTCGCGGCGGCGCTGGGAACGATCAACGCCTTCGACGTACCGGCCCGGCAAGCCTTCGTCGTCGAACTCGTCGGTCCCGAGGAGCTCCCGAACGCCATCGCGCTGAACTCCACGGGCTTCAACTTCGCGCGGGTTCTCGGTCCCGCGATCGGAGGACTGCTGGTGGCCGCAGCGGGGGAAGGGACGTGCTTCGCCCTCAACGCGGCCAGCTACGGAGCCGTGCTCTTCGGACTCTGGAAGATCCGGTGCCGCCGCTCCGGGCGCGACCGCGAAAACACGGGCCGGGCCGCGGGCCGCTGGTGGGACGGCGTCGCCTACTCGTGGCGACACGCGGACTTGCGCCGGATTCTCGTCTTCGTCGGCGTCGTGAGCGGCCTCTCCGTTCCGTATCGCCACTTTCTACCGTCTTTCGCCCAGGAAGTGCTCGGCGTGGGGGCGTGGCGCTACGGCCTCCTGCTGAGCGGGGCGGGAATCGGGGCCGGGCTCGGTGCGCTCTTTCTCGCCGGGATCCGGTTGTCTCCCGCGGTCTACCACCGACTCCTGCCCGCGGGTCTCCTGCTCCTCGGGTCCGGACTCCTCGGCCTGGCCTGGGCGGGCCGGTTCGGCGCCGCTTTCGTCCTTCTCGTTCTGGCCGGCCTCGGGGGAATCGCGTACTTCAACGCTTCCCACACCCTCGTGCAGCTCGGGGCGAGCGACGAGTTCCGGGGGCGGGTCGTGTCGGTCTACGCGCTCATGCACCAGGGCACCGCCACCTTCGGAAGCCTCGCCCTGGGTCTTCTGGCCGAAGGCGTGGGCGTGAGGTCGGTTTTCTACGCGGGCGCCTTCGCGGCGCTCGGCTGCGGACTCGCCCTGCTGGGGTGGCGCCCCGTCAGCCCTGCTTCATCTTCCTGATGGCTTCGGTCAGCTCCGGCACCGCCTGGAAGAGGTCGGCCACGAGCCCGTAATCCGCTACCTGGAAGATCGGGGCCTCTTCGTCCTTGTTGATGGCCACGATGACCTTCGAGTCTTTCATCCCGGCGAGGTGCTGGATGGCGCCGGAAATCCCGACCGCGATGTAGAGATCGGGAGCGACGACTTTTCCGGTCTGCCCCACCTGGAGGTCGTTCGGCACGTACCCCGCGTCCACGGCGGCTCGACTGGCACCCATCGCCGCGCCGAGCACGTCGCAGAGGGGCTCGAGAATCTTCTGGAAATTCTCCCCGGACTTGAGCCCCCGTCCCCCCGAGACGACGATCGACGCTTCCGTCAGGACCGGGCGGTCGGACTTCGTTTCGGCGAACTCCACGAAGCGAATCTTCCGGGACTTTTCGTCGATGGGGACCTGGACTTTCTCGACCGGCGCCTCGCCGTCTTTGGCGGCCGGGTCGAAGGCCGTAGCCCGTACGGTCACCACCTGTACGGGGGTCGTGATCTCCACGGTCGCGATGGCGTTTCCCGCGTAAGTGGGCCGCTTGTAGGTTTTCTCGTCGACGATGGCGACGATGTCGCTCGCCATTCCCGCGTCGAGCCGCACGGCCACGCGAGGCATCAGGTCTTTCCCGACGGCACTCGCCGTCGCGACCAGGTGCGAGACGCCCTGCGAACGCGCGAGTTCGGAGAGGGCGGCAGCGTACGCGTCGGCCACGTAGTGCTCGAGCGCCGGGTCTTCGACGAGGAAGACCTTCTCCACGCCGTAGGCCGCGATCTCCTTGGCCGTGGACTCGACCCCCGAGCCGAGCACCGCCGCGTAGCAGGCTCCGTTCGCCTTGCGGGCCAACTCCTTGCCGGCGCCGAGGGCGACCAGCGTCGTTTTCCCGAACTTCCCTCCCTGGTGTTCCGCGAATACCAGCACGTTTCCCATCGTCCTGTCTTTCCTCTCCTCAGATGACCTTTGCCTCGGTGTGCAACAGCTCGACGAGCTCGGCGACGGAGGACACTTTCTTGCCGGCCTCGCGCTTCGGCGGAGGTTCCACCTTCAGGGTTTTCGTCTTGGGCGTGGCGTCGACCCCGAGCTCCGAAAGGGGAATTTCCTTGAGCTCCTTTTTGCGGGCTTTCATGATCCCCGGCAGCGAAGCGTAGCGGGGTTCGTTGAGTCTCAAGTCCGCCGTGACCACGGCGGGGAGCGGGATTTCGACGGTCTCGAGACCGCCGTCGACTTCCCGCACCACGCGGGCGGACTTTCCGTCCTCGGAAAGCTTCACCTCGGAGGCGAAAGTCGCCTGCGGCCAGCCCAGGAGCTCCGCCAGCATCTGGCCGGCCTGGTTCGAGTCGTCGTCGATGGCCTGCTTCCCCATCAGGACCAGGTCGGCCGATTCCATCTCGACGATCTTCCGCAGGATGCGGGCGACCGCGAACGAGTCGAGATCCGCCCCGTCGAGTACCAGGATCGCCCGGTCGGCCCCCATGGCGAGGCCGGTCCGCAGCTGCTCCTGCGATGCTTTCTCGCCGATGCTCACGAGAACCACTTCGGTGCCGGCGGACTTTTCTTTGATCCGCAGCGCCTCTTCGATCGCGATCTCGTCGAAGGGGTTGATGACGTACTTGAGCCCCTCGGTCGCGATTCCCGTCCCGTCCGGTTTCACCTTGATCGTCGAGTTGGGATCGGGGACCCGTTTGCAGGGTACCAGAATTTTCACGAAAGACCTCCTCGCGGTGGCGTGGTCGCGTCGGGGCTACCACGCGGTCCACGCTGAATCAAGGCGAGTTTCTCAGCCCGTGAAGCCCAGGCGAGCGGAGAGTCGGGAGGCGGCGTCGAGGAGTTCCGGGGCGAGCTTGCGCTCGAGCACCTCGGCCGGCAACCGGAAGGCCGGCCCGGCGAGCCCGAGTGCCGCGACCATCGTGTGCGTGTAGTCGCGCACCGGAGCGGCCAGAGAGTGGACGTCGGGACAGAACTCCCCGTACTCGACCGCGTAACCCCGCTCGACCGCTTCGTCGATTTGTTTTTCGAGTTTGGCTCGGTCGATTTCGGGACCCTGCTGCGCGGCCATTCGTTCCAGCGACCGGAGCGTGTCGTACCAGGCGAAGTCCGGCGTGGAATCCTGCCGCTTCGCCTTCGGCGAAGGTGCCCGGTCCCGCGCGTCCGCACTCGGGCGCGAGCGCGTCCCGAAGGCCAGATGGGCCTTTCCCACCGCCGTCGAGGCGAGCGGTAGCAAGTCTCCGGGACGGGCGACGGCCCGGACCGGACGCGGCGGCTCCTCCACCTCCACGGTGACCATGCTGTAGTCCCTCGCGACCGCGAGAAAGGCGGTCTCTTCGGCTTTTCGGGCGAGCTCGAACAGAACGGGCCTCGCTTGGTGCAGAAGGCCGAGTTGCGCGAGGTATCGCTGACCGAGATGGAGGCAGCGCACCCCGAGCCGGTAGTTTTCGGTGGCCTTGTTCTGTTCGATGTAACCCCGAGACTCGAGCGTCGCCAGGAGCCGGAAAACGTTGTTCTTGTGGAGTTTCAAACGCTTGCTCAACTCGGTCACACCGAGCTCCTCGTCGGGGGACCCGAACTGCTCGAGCACGTCGAGGGCATGGGTGACGGACTGGATGATGTAATTCGACTTGTCTCTGCGCACTGGGGGCCTGACTCCTGCTGCGAGAAAAGCGCGTTGCCTTCGGGAGAGGGGTTTTAGTGACGGAGAAGGTCTCCTGTCAAACGGTGTCCCGAAAACCACCATTCTTGCAAACTCGTCGTCCCGGGCACTATGAAACGGTACGAGCGATCGGAGGGCCACGCTCGGTCGTGGCCGTGTGCACGACGGGTACGCAGGAGGAGAAAGCATGGAAATCCGAACGAGCCGCTTCGAGTTGCGCACCGAAGACGGGTCCATGCCCGTGTTCCGGGCCGAACCGCAGGAAGGCGGCCGGTGGCCGGCCGTCGTCGTCTTGATGGAGGCGTTCGGGCTCAACCGGCACATCGAGTCCGTGGCCGAACGGCTCGCCCGCGAGGGGTACGTGACGGCGGCTCCCGATCTCTACTACCGGGAAGAGACGCGTTCGGCGGGTTACGACCAGCTCGATCGGGCCCTTGCGCTCATGGGGACTCTCGACGACGAGAAGGTCGTGCGCGATCTCGAGGCACTCGTTTCCTCTCTCGCGGGAGACCCGAAGGTAGACGGCGATCGCATCGGCGTCACGGGATTTTGCATGGGAGGCCGGATCGCGTTTCTCGTGGCCTGCCGGGATTCTCGGATCCGCGCGGCCGTTCCTTTCTACGGCGGAGGCATCACCGCTTCTCGTTCCGGAACGGGCAAGGCTCCGCTCGACTATGCCCCGGAACTCCGATCCCCGATGCTCCTTTTCTTCGGAGGTCGGGACCCCTTCATCCCGCTCGACGAGGTCGAGCGGATTCGAGCGAGGCTCTCCGAGCTCGGGAAAGACGCCGAGGTGGTCGTCTACCCCGATGCGCCGCACGGGTTTTTTTGCGACGACAGGAACACCTATCGGCCGGACGCCGCCGCGGACGCGTGGCGGCGTATGCTCGAGTTCTTCGCGAAACACCTCGGGGCGCGGCCCGGGGGGTAAGGCACGCGTTTTCTCGGGCGCGGGACGATTCCGCCCACGGGCCCGCCGACCTCGCCTCCGGAGAAAAAGCATGAAAGTCGTCCTTTTCGGCCAGGCAGCCTTCGCCGAGAAGGTGCTCGAGGGTCTCCTCGCGAGGGGTCACGACGTCCTCGCGGTCTACTGCCCGCCGGACCGAGAGGGCCGGGAGGATCCCCTGAAGAAAAAGGCGAGGGAGAAGGGGATCCCGGTCCGTCAGTACGCCTCGCTCAAACGTCCCGAAGTCGCCGAGGAGCTCCGAGCGACGGCGGCCGAGCTCGGCGTGCTCGCCTACGTGACACAGATCGTCCCGCGGGAGGTCTTCTCCGCGCCCAGGCTCGGCAGCATCTGTTTTCATCCTTCGTTGCTTCCGGCCTACCGCGGCGGCAGCGCCATTCCGTGGCAGATCATCAAGGGCGAGACCCGTACGGGAGTCACCGTGTTCTGGGTGGACGAAGGCATCGACACGGGCCCGATCCTTCTCCAGAGGGAAGCGACGATCGATCCCGACGACACGGCCGGGACGCTCTACTACCGGAAGCTTTTCCCGCTCGGGGTGGAAGCCGTCCTCGATGCCGTGGATCTCGTCTCGCGCGGCGAGGCACCCAGGATTCCACAGGACGAGACGAAGGCGTCCTACGACCCCCTCTGCAGGGACGAGCACGCTCGTGTGGACTGGAACCGGAACGTGCGCGAGCTCTACGACCTCGTCCGGGGATGCGACCCGCAGCCGGGCGCGCACACGGAATGGAAGGGACGGAAGCTCCGTTTCTACGACGCGCGCCCCGTGGAGGGGACATTTCGTCCCGGCGTAGTCGAAGCTCTTTCTCCGGAGGGGATGGTCGTGGGGGCGCGGGGGGGAGGGCTTCGGTTCGGCCGGCTCCGTTGGGGCGAAGGCGAAAAAAAATCCGCGGCGGAAGTCGCCAGGGAGATCGGTCTCGAAGTCGGAAGCTCGCTCGCCTAGGCGGCTTCGACGCCCCCGAGCGCGGCCGTCTCGGGCTCGGCGTCCTACGCCTCGTCGTCCCGGGCCGAACCCGGCTCGCCCTCGTACTCCAGCACCACCAGCACCTCCCCGGCCTCGACCATGGCTCCTTCCCCGACTCGAACCTCCCGGACCACGCCGGGCGCTTCGGCGCAAAGCCTCGTCTCCATCTTCATGGCCTCGAGCGTGACCAGAGTCTCGCCCGCCAGGACGCGCTGGCCGGGCCTGACGGCCACGTGCGTCACCTTGCCGGGCATCGGAGCGACGACGTGGGGGGAGGACCTCCGCGTGGTCGTGTCGTCCCGCCGGCCGGCGTCGAGGAAAAAGCGGTAGCTTTCCCCCCCTACGGACACGAAAAAGCCCCCGTCCGCGGGAACGACCACCGCGGAAAGAACCCTTTCGCCCGACCGGAACTGAAAACCCCGGGGTGCGTCGGCGACCTCGCACTCGAGCGTTCTCTCGTCCACAGCGGCCTCGACCCGGCGACCTTCTCGGCGCCAGCGTACCGTCCACACGCGGGAACCGGACCGAAGGTCGAGCTTCACGTCCGACTCCCCTCGCCGAGGCGCCAGCGGCCCAGCGTGACCCAGGGGGACGGGGCTTCTTGCCGGACGAGACCTTCTCGTGCCGGAGCGGCCTTTTTCGCCGCCTCGAGGGCGGCCGCTACCAGCGCGATCTCGAGGTAACGCTCGCGCGGCGTCCATCCGGAGAAATGTTCCTCGAGAAAATGCGTGTGCGTCTTGCCGGAGGCGAACGCCGGGTGGCGGACCAGGTCCCGGAGGAGCGGAAGGCAGGTGGGGAAGCCGAGGATCGCGTACTCGTCGAGCGCGCGCTCCATCCGCTTCCGCGCGGTCTCGCGGTCGGCTCCCCAGGTACAGAGTTTCGAGAGGAGGGCGTCGTAATGAGGCGGGACTTCGTAGTCCTCTTCGATGCCCGAGTCGAGTCGGACTCCGGGCCCCTGCGGTTCGCGGAGCCAGAGAACGCGTCCCGGGGAGGGGAGGAAATCGCGTGTGGGGTCCTCCGCGTAAATGCGGCACTCCATCGCGTGCCCCCGAAAGACGACGTCCTTCTGGCGGAACGGAAGGGGCTCGCCGGACGCGATGGCGAACTGCGCCTGCACCAGGTCGATCCCCGCGACGAGCTCCGTGACGGGATGCTCGACCTGGAGCCGGGTGTTCATCTCGAGGAAGTAGAACTCGCCCCGCTCGTCGACGAGGAACTCCACGGTACCCGCGTTCCGGTAGCCCACGGCGCGGGCGATCGAGATCGCCGCCTCCACCAGCCGAGCACGCAGACGGGTGTCGACGCCCGGGGAAGGACTCTCTTCGACGATTTTCTGGTGTCGCCTCTGGATCGAGCACTCGCGCTCTCCCAGGTGGATCGTCGTGCCTCGGTCGTCCGCGAGGATCTGGACTTCCACGTGGCGGGGCCTGGGCAGGTACTTCTCCACGAAAAGACGATCGTCGCCGAAAGCCGATTCGGCCTCCCGCCTGGCTCCGGCCAGCGCCTCGGGCAGTTCGGCTTCGTTGCGAACGACGCGCATGCCCTTTCCGCCTCCTCCCGCGGCCGCTTTGACGAGGACGGGGTAGCCGAGCGGGCGCACCGCCCGCACCGCCTCGTCGGGGTGGGCGGGCAGTTCTTCGACCGCCGGGACGACGGGTACGCCGGAACGCTCGGCGAGGCTCCGGGCGGCTGTCTTGTCCCCCATTCGCGCGATGGCCTCCGGCGGCGGGCCGATCCAGACGAGCCCTGCGCGTTCGACCGCGGCCGCGAACTCGGCGTTTTCCGCGAGAAACCCGTAGCCCGGATGAACGGCCTGCGCTCCGGACTTCCTGGCTGCGTCCACGAGCGCGTCGATCCGCAGATAGCTTTCGGTGCTCGGGGCCGGGCCGATCGGGACGGCGGCATCCGCCGCCCGGACGTGGGGTGCCGTGGCGTCGGCTTCGGAGTAGACGGCGACGCTCCGCAAGCCCGCCTCGCGACAGGCGCGAGCGATACGGACGGCGATCTCGCCCCGGTTCGCGATCAGCACGGAATCGAACGGTGTCTTCACGGAAAGGACTCCTACATCCGGAACACCCCGGGTTTCCAATCGGGGATCGGCGCGTGCCGGGCCAGAGCCAGTCCCAGGCCCAGCACGTCGCGCGTCTCGAGAGGGTCGAGGATCCCGTCGTCCCAGAGACGGGCCGTGGAGTAGTAAGGATTCCCCTCGCGTTCGTACTTCTCGAGGATCGGTGCGACGAAGGCTTCGCGCTCTTCCGGACCGAGCGAGCGCCCCTGTGCTTCGAGCTGTTGGAGTTTGACGGTGAGCAGCGTCCGGGCCGCTTGCTCGCCCCCCATGACGCTGATCCTCGCGTTGGGCCAGAGGAAGAGGAGCCTCGGGCCGTAGGCGCGACCGCACATCCCGTAGTTCCCGGCTCCGTGGGACGCTCCGACGATGACGGTGAACTTGGGGACGGGACTCGTGGCGACGGCGTGGACCATTTTCGCCCCGTCCTTGGCGATCCCGCCGTGTTCGTACTGCTTGCCGACGATGAAACCGGTGATGTTCTGCAGGAACACGAGCGGGACTTTCCTCTGCGAGCAGAGTTCGATGAAGTGGGTGCCTTTGAGCGAGGATTCGGAAAAGAGTACTCCGTTGTTGGCCACGATGCCGACGAGGTAGCCGTGGATCCGGGCGAACCCGGTCACGAGCGTCGGCCCGTACAGCGCCTTGAACTCGTGGAAGCGGCTGCCGTCGACGATCCGGGCGATGACTTCGCGGATGTCGTAGGGCTTCCGGGGGTCGCGGGGCACGATCCCGTAGAGCTCCTCCGGGTCGTAGTACGGGGGCTCGGGACTCTCGGCACGATAGTGCTCGGCCTCGGGGGGGAGGTTCCCGAAGATGGCCCGGGTCAACGACAAGGCGTGGTGATCGTCCTCCGCGAGGTAGTCCGAGACCCCCGAGATTCGCGTGTGCACCTCGCCTCCGCCGAGTTCCTCGGCCGTGACCTCCTCGCCCGTGGCCGCCTTCACCAGCGGGGGACCCCCGAGGAAGATCGTCCCGCGCCCTCGCACGATCACGTTCTCGTCGCACATGGCGGGCACGTAGGCGCCCCCCGGCGGTGCAGGATCCCAGGACGACGGCGATCTGTGCGATCCCCGCCGCCGAAAGACGCGCCTGGTTGTAGAAAATCCGGCCGAAGTGATCCCGGTCGGGGAAAATCTCGGCCTGGAGCGGGAGAAAGGCTCCGCCGGAGTCGACCAGGTAGACGCACGGTAGGCGGTTCTCGAGCGCGATCTCCTGGGCCCGGAGGTGTTTTTTCACCGTCATCGGGTAGTACGTTCCCCCCTTGACCGTGGCGTCGTTCGCTACCACCACGGCTTCCCGGCCTTCGATCCGGCCGACCCCGGTCACGATCCCGGCGCAGGGCGCCTCGTCTCCGTACATTCCGTAGGCCGCGAGCGGAGAAAGCTCGAGGAAGGGCGTGTCGGGGTCGAGGAGTTCCTCGATCCGCTGCCGGACGAGAAGCTTGCCCCTCTCGAGATGCCGGCGCCGCGCTTCCTCGGGCCCCCCTTGCCGCACCCGTGCGAGCCTGTCCCGGAGTTCGCCGACCAGCCGTTTCATCGATTCCGCGTTCTCGCGGAATTCGTCGCTGCTCGTCCGAACTCGCGACTCCAGCCGACGCATGGCGCCACTGATACGGGCCGCTCCCGGCGATGTCAAAGTCGCGCCTGCTTCACCAGCGGACGATGGCTCCCTGTTCTTCGAGCTTCGACTGGAGCCGCGGGACCGGAAGGTCCGCGGCGTCGACTCCGGTCCGAACGGCGAGTGCCGCAGCCGTCCCTGCGGCTTCCCCTGTCGCCATGCACGCGGGGATCTCCTTGGTGGCGTGGTGGACCCGGTGGTCCACCGAGATACATCTGCCCGCGACCAGAAGGTTCGAGAATTCGCGGGGCAGGAGGCACCGGTAGGGGATGGAGTAGCGCATACCGTATTTCGTCCAGTTCCCCGTGACGGCGACGCTGTCGGGAAAGAGCACGTCCGCCTCGTCTCGTCGCAGTACGTGGACACCCACGAGGCGCCGGCTTTCCGTGATCCCGAGCTGGGTCGCGATGTCGCAGAGGTGCGCGCGGCGGAAGCGGGGGTTCTCCCTGCGCAGTCGCGCGACTTCTTCCATCACCTTGCGCCGGCACTCGATCTCCGCCCGCGTGAGGTCGACGGGGTCCGTGGCGTCGATTTTCGCGACGCTTTCCGTCGCTCCCCACGGAAAGAGAGCCTGACCCGGGTTCACGGTCCGGAACATCCAGCCGCCT
The sequence above is a segment of the Candidatus Binatia bacterium genome. Coding sequences within it:
- the fmt gene encoding methionyl-tRNA formyltransferase, translating into MKVVLFGQAAFAEKVLEGLLARGHDVLAVYCPPDREGREDPLKKKAREKGIPVRQYASLKRPEVAEELRATAAELGVLAYVTQIVPREVFSAPRLGSICFHPSLLPAYRGGSAIPWQIIKGETRTGVTVFWVDEGIDTGPILLQREATIDPDDTAGTLYYRKLFPLGVEAVLDAVDLVSRGEAPRIPQDETKASYDPLCRDEHARVDWNRNVRELYDLVRGCDPQPGAHTEWKGRKLRFYDARPVEGTFRPGVVEALSPEGMVVGARGGGLRFGRLRWGEGEKKSAAEVAREIGLEVGSSLA
- a CDS encoding hypothetical protein (possible pseudo, frameshifted) — protein: MCDENVIVRGRGTIFLGGPPLVKAATGEEVTAEELGGGEVHTRISGVSDYLAEDDHHALSLTRAIFGNLPPEAEHYRAESPEPPYYDPEELYGIVPRDPRKPYDIREVIARIVDGSRFHEFKALYGPTLVTGFARIHGYLVGIVANNGVLFSESSLKGTHFIELCSQRKVPLVFLQNITGFIVGKQYEHGGIAKDGAKMVHAVATSPVPKFTVIVGASHGAGNYGMCGRAYGPRLLFLWPNARISVMGGEQAARTLLTVKLQQLEAQGRSLGPEEREAFVAPILEKYEREGNPYYSTARLWDDGILDPLETRDVLGLGLALARHAPIPDWKPGVFRM
- the etfA gene encoding electron transfer flavoprotein subunit alpha, translated to MGNVLVFAEHQGGKFGKTTLVALGAGKELARKANGACYAAVLGSGVESTAKEIAAYGVEKVFLVEDPALEHYVADAYAAALSELARSQGVSHLVATASAVGKDLMPRVAVRLDAGMASDIVAIVDEKTYKRPTYAGNAIATVEITTPVQVVTVRATAFDPAAKDGEAPVEKVQVPIDEKSRKIRFVEFAETKSDRPVLTEASIVVSGGRGLKSGENFQKILEPLCDVLGAAMGASRAAVDAGYVPNDLQVGQTGKVVAPDLYIAVGISGAIQHLAGMKDSKVIVAINKDEEAPIFQVADYGLVADLFQAVPELTEAIRKMKQG
- a CDS encoding carboxymethylenebutenolidase — translated: MEIRTSRFELRTEDGSMPVFRAEPQEGGRWPAVVVLMEAFGLNRHIESVAERLAREGYVTAAPDLYYREETRSAGYDQLDRALALMGTLDDEKVVRDLEALVSSLAGDPKVDGDRIGVTGFCMGGRIAFLVACRDSRIRAAVPFYGGGITASRSGTGKAPLDYAPELRSPMLLFFGGRDPFIPLDEVERIRARLSELGKDAEVVVYPDAPHGFFCDDRNTYRPDAAADAWRRMLEFFAKHLGARPGG
- a CDS encoding IclR family transcriptional regulator, with product MRRDKSNYIIQSVTHALDVLEQFGSPDEELGVTELSKRLKLHKNNVFRLLATLESRGYIEQNKATENYRLGVRCLHLGQRYLAQLGLLHQARPVLFELARKAEETAFLAVARDYSMVTVEVEEPPRPVRAVARPGDLLPLASTAVGKAHLAFGTRSRPSADARDRAPSPKAKRQDSTPDFAWYDTLRSLERMAAQQGPEIDRAKLEKQIDEAVERGYAVEYGEFCPDVHSLAAPVRDYTHTMVAALGLAGPAFRLPAEVLERKLAPELLDAASRLSARLGFTG
- the etfB gene encoding electron transfer flavoprotein subunit beta, translating into MKILVPCKRVPDPNSTIKVKPDGTGIATEGLKYVINPFDEIAIEEALRIKEKSAGTEVVLVSIGEKASQEQLRTGLAMGADRAILVLDGADLDSFAVARILRKIVEMESADLVLMGKQAIDDDSNQAGQMLAELLGWPQATFASEVKLSEDGKSARVVREVDGGLETVEIPLPAVVTADLRLNEPRYASLPGIMKARKKELKEIPLSELGVDATPKTKTLKVEPPPKREAGKKVSSVAELVELLHTEAKVI
- a CDS encoding MFS transporter; protein product: MAPALRFSGYRVLANREYRIFWLGQWVSLVGTWMQQVTQAWLLARLTRSPLALGLLGMASAAPLLLFVLPGGFVSDRFDRYRIVVVTQALSLAQAAILAVLTLSARIEPWHVIALAAALGTINAFDVPARQAFVVELVGPEELPNAIALNSTGFNFARVLGPAIGGLLVAAAGEGTCFALNAASYGAVLFGLWKIRCRRSGRDRENTGRAAGRWWDGVAYSWRHADLRRILVFVGVVSGLSVPYRHFLPSFAQEVLGVGAWRYGLLLSGAGIGAGLGALFLAGIRLSPAVYHRLLPAGLLLLGSGLLGLAWAGRFGAAFVLLVLAGLGGIAYFNASHTLVQLGASDEFRGRVVSVYALMHQGTATFGSLALGLLAEGVGVRSVFYAGAFAALGCGLALLGWRPVSPASSS